The Paracoccus sp. SCSIO 75233 nucleotide sequence ATCAGGTTCTGGTGCGAGTTATAGATGAAGCTGCATTTCTCCGCCCCCCCGCGAACCAGATTGCCCACCACATCCCCGCCATTGGCGAAGTTCAGCATGACGCCGTGATCGCGATCCCTGAGCGAGATGTTATTCAGCACCTGAACCCGGTCGGAATACATGATCGCATAGCCGAGATGGTTGCCGACCGAGACATTGCCCGCCACCTCGCTGTCATGGGTGTACATGTAGTGGACCGCAAAGCGCAGATCGCGGAACAGGTTGTCGCGGAATATGTTCCGCTGCGATGCGTTCACGAAAACCCCGTCGCGGCCCCAGCGAATATCGTTGCGCTCGACCACGGCACCCGGCGCGTTCCAGACATAGATGCCATTGCCCCGGTCATTCATCCGCCGGTCCTGACGCCCCTCGATCACATTGCCGCGCGCGACAGCGTTTCGCGCCCCGTGAATGTCGATCCCGTAAAGATTGCCGCGAATGACGTTATTCTCGACGACCGCGCCTCGTGCGGCCCTGGTCAGTTGCACGCCGCTGTCGATGGCTTCGTGATCGTCGCCCGATCCGGTGATCGTCAGCCCCCGCACGACAACATCCGCCGCATCGACCGTGATGACCGAACCCGTTCCGGCCCCGTCGATCTTCGCCCCATCCTGCCCCTGCAGGGTAAGCGGTTTGTTCAAGGTCACCGGGCCCTCATAGAGGCCCGGTGCCAGTGTCACCACATCGCCGGGCCGTGCCGCGTCGATGATCGGTTGCAGCGCGCCCTGCCCCGCCGCCACGCTGATTTCGGCCGCATGAAGCGGCGAGAACAGCAGCAGAAGCGGGATCAGGGCGCGCCACATGGATCAGGCCGCTTTCGGATGCACGATCATGCGACCGCGCATTTCCATGTGCAGCGCGTGGCAGAACCACTGGCAGTAGTACCAGTAAACCCCCGGGGTCGCCGCCACGAAGGTCACCGACGCCGTCTGCTGGGCGCTGATCTCCATCGCGACGCCGTGGTTGTTCATGGTGAAACCGTGGCTCAGATCGTCGATATCGTCGAGGTTGGTGACAATCACCGTCACCTCGTCGCCCTCATTCACCTCGAACATGTCGAGCGCGAAGTTCGGCGCCTGCGAGGACATGTAGACCCGGACCTTGGTCGGGTCTTCGGAATCCCGGATCACCATATCCTGCCAGTCATCCAGATCGACGCCATCCGCCTCGGCCTGCGCACGGGTGTCGGCCCAGGAATGATCGTTGCGATCCCAGACCGGTTTCGGGTTCACCTTCGAGCGGTGCACCAGAATGCTGTCATGCG carries:
- a CDS encoding nitrous oxide reductase family maturation protein NosD gives rise to the protein MWRALIPLLLLFSPLHAAEISVAAGQGALQPIIDAARPGDVVTLAPGLYEGPVTLNKPLTLQGQDGAKIDGAGTGSVITVDAADVVVRGLTITGSGDDHEAIDSGVQLTRAARGAVVENNVIRGNLYGIDIHGARNAVARGNVIEGRQDRRMNDRGNGIYVWNAPGAVVERNDIRWGRDGVFVNASQRNIFRDNLFRDLRFAVHYMYTHDSEVAGNVSVGNHLGYAIMYSDRVQVLNNISLRDRDHGVMLNFANGGDVVGNLVRGGAEKCSFIYNSHQNLIANNRFEGCDIGIHFTAGSERNGITGNAFIGSREQVKYVGTKDVEWSVEGRGNYWSDNAAFDLNGDSIGDSPYRPNDLMDHILWSQPAAAALIGSPAVQLIRWSQSSFPAVLPGGVVDSFPLLVPVAPEVTSEVAALEQAARPPWLKE